A single window of Flavobacterium aestivum DNA harbors:
- the aqpZ gene encoding aquaporin Z — protein MKKLLAEFFGTYWLVFGGCGSALFACNFPGAGIGFVGVSLAFGLTVLTMAYAVGHISGGHFNPAVSFGLWAGGRFSAKELLPYIIAQCIGAIAAAGTLYTIASGKAGFMIDNTKAGAFASNGYGAFSPDGYSMQSAFIAEFALTLFFLLIILGATDKFANGKFAGVAIGLGLTLIHLISIPITNTSVNPARSLSQALFVGGEPLSQLWMFWVAPILGAIVAGFIYKNLLQDHSEA, from the coding sequence ATGAAAAAACTATTAGCAGAATTTTTCGGAACGTATTGGCTTGTATTTGGAGGTTGCGGTAGCGCATTATTTGCTTGTAATTTTCCCGGAGCCGGCATCGGCTTTGTTGGTGTTTCACTTGCTTTTGGATTAACCGTTTTAACTATGGCTTATGCAGTAGGGCATATTTCGGGAGGGCATTTTAATCCTGCTGTCTCTTTTGGACTATGGGCTGGTGGACGTTTTTCTGCCAAAGAATTACTCCCTTATATTATTGCACAATGTATAGGTGCCATTGCTGCGGCTGGAACATTATATACTATTGCATCCGGAAAAGCAGGATTCATGATTGACAACACCAAGGCCGGAGCTTTTGCCTCTAATGGATATGGAGCTTTTTCTCCTGATGGATACTCAATGCAATCAGCATTTATTGCAGAGTTTGCCTTAACACTGTTTTTTCTATTAATAATTCTTGGAGCAACCGATAAATTTGCAAATGGAAAATTTGCTGGAGTAGCCATAGGACTAGGTCTAACTCTAATTCACTTAATCAGTATTCCAATTACAAACACCTCTGTAAATCCTGCTAGATCATTATCACAAGCTTTATTTGTAGGTGGCGAACCATTATCACAACTTTGGATGTTTTGGGTAGCTCCAATTTTAGGCGCTATTGTGGCTGGATTCATTTATAAAAACTTACTGCAAGACCATTCAGAAGCTTAG
- a CDS encoding EamA family transporter has translation MFKNNVFKGVFLVALGATSFGMLATFVKMAYAEGYTTAEVTISQFVLGITGILIINGFQKAKSEEDVIKASKKNIFQLMAAGTSLGMTSVFYYMAVKYVPVSIAIVLLMQTVWIGVVLEMLLEKKIPSKQKIVSVVIVLIGTLLATDILKNEIQLDWRGLLWGMLAACSFTTTMFTANRIALGISSAQRSLYMLLGGAVIVFGFAIASQNTPLNLSIFLKWGIVLSLFGTIIPPMLMNAGFPLTGIGLGSIISALELPVSVLMAYFLLNENINITQWFGIALILLAIILMNINFNRNNNN, from the coding sequence ATGTTTAAAAACAATGTATTTAAAGGAGTATTTCTAGTAGCCCTTGGAGCAACCAGTTTTGGGATGCTAGCAACTTTTGTAAAAATGGCATACGCGGAAGGATATACTACCGCAGAGGTAACAATCTCTCAATTTGTATTAGGAATAACCGGAATTCTTATCATTAATGGTTTCCAAAAAGCAAAAAGCGAAGAAGATGTTATTAAAGCATCTAAAAAAAACATATTCCAATTAATGGCTGCTGGGACATCACTTGGTATGACGAGTGTCTTTTATTATATGGCAGTAAAATACGTTCCTGTTTCAATAGCCATTGTATTGTTGATGCAAACCGTATGGATTGGTGTAGTATTAGAAATGCTTTTGGAGAAAAAAATTCCTTCGAAACAAAAAATAGTATCGGTAGTCATTGTTTTAATCGGAACCCTATTAGCAACTGACATCCTTAAAAACGAGATACAACTCGATTGGCGCGGACTACTTTGGGGAATGTTGGCTGCCTGTTCCTTTACCACCACCATGTTTACCGCAAATCGCATTGCCTTAGGAATATCATCTGCTCAAAGAAGTTTATATATGCTTCTCGGAGGTGCTGTTATCGTTTTTGGGTTTGCAATAGCATCACAGAATACTCCACTTAATCTTTCAATATTTCTAAAATGGGGAATCGTCCTATCTCTTTTTGGTACCATCATTCCTCCTATGCTTATGAATGCCGGATTCCCTCTTACCGGAATTGGACTTGGCAGCATTATTTCGGCTCTTGAACTTCCTGTATCTGTTTTAATGGCTTATTTTCTGCTGAATGAAAATATAAATATCACTCAATGGTTTGGCATTGCTCTAATCTTATTAGCAATAATATTAATGAATATAAATTTCAACAGAAACAACAACAATTAA
- a CDS encoding DUF2805 domain-containing protein produces the protein MKKSNRKELNWEQTEKLVTMAQEEKNPFEIIKKEFGLAEKEVLEIMKKKMPTEKFEMWKKKATASKPKPKPIKIDDFDEDLDGKYYIKNKLD, from the coding sequence ATGAAAAAGAGTAACCGCAAAGAATTGAACTGGGAACAAACAGAGAAACTTGTTACAATGGCCCAAGAAGAAAAAAATCCATTTGAAATTATTAAAAAAGAATTTGGATTAGCTGAAAAAGAGGTTCTGGAAATTATGAAAAAGAAAATGCCCACAGAAAAATTTGAAATGTGGAAAAAAAAGGCTACTGCTAGTAAACCAAAACCAAAACCTATAAAAATTGATGACTTTGATGAAGATTTAGACGGTAAATATTACATAAAAAACAAACTTGACTAA
- a CDS encoding DUF4369 domain-containing protein: MKNSIIAFVTLLLLVSCNKNESKTNLHITGNIKGLKEGTIYIQRVVDTALVAIDSIKIDGNSAFTSDIDLKSPEMLYLYLDRGVTNSLDNNIMFFAEPGTINIDTNLDTFIASAKITGSKNHELYEEYKKINSRFNDENLTLIQDKFNAIKNNNTKALDSINAKQESNIKRKYLYATNFAVNNKDHEVSPYIALAEIYDINIKYLDTIQKSMTPKVANSLYGKKLTKYVNDIKKSEAK, encoded by the coding sequence ATGAAAAATTCAATTATTGCTTTTGTTACACTATTACTTTTAGTTTCTTGTAACAAAAATGAATCAAAAACTAACTTACATATTACCGGAAACATCAAAGGGTTGAAAGAAGGTACTATATACATTCAACGAGTGGTTGACACTGCTCTTGTAGCAATTGACAGCATCAAGATTGACGGAAACTCAGCTTTTACAAGTGATATTGACTTAAAATCACCAGAAATGTTATATCTATATCTTGACAGAGGAGTTACTAATTCTCTTGACAATAATATTATGTTTTTTGCAGAACCAGGCACTATAAACATAGACACCAACCTAGATACTTTTATTGCAAGTGCAAAAATCACAGGTTCTAAAAACCATGAATTGTATGAAGAGTACAAAAAGATAAACTCTCGATTCAATGATGAAAATCTAACTTTGATACAAGATAAATTTAACGCTATCAAAAATAATAACACCAAAGCTCTAGATAGCATAAACGCAAAACAAGAATCCAATATCAAACGTAAATACCTTTATGCTACTAATTTTGCTGTAAACAATAAAGATCATGAAGTTTCTCCTTATATTGCTTTAGCCGAAATTTATGACATCAACATTAAATATTTGGATACCATTCAAAAATCAATGACTCCAAAAGTGGCTAATTCATTATATGGTAAAAAATTGACCAAATACGTAAATGATATCAAAAAAAGTGAAGCAAAATAG
- a CDS encoding peptidase M61 — MKKLLFTFAFSSLFWSGKANASTTPGNPKKEKIEVTINLNDVKDDQVLVSVKTPKINTNEITYSLPKTVPGTYSTDDYGKYIADFKAYDSKGNLLTVSKSDDNTWVIKNAKSLAKITYLVNDTYDTEKGRGFGKDDVFSPAGTNIDANKNFMLNLHGFVGYFQDKKELPYTVTITHPASLWGATSMIDKDASSTNDIFEMPLYSELLENPIMYSKPDYTTFTVDGMNIQIAVYSPTGKFTAESITPEMKTMMTAQKTFLGKINSTKKYTVILYLSTMTPTDAKGFGALEHPTATTVVMPEMMPKDELVKQMKDVVSHEFFHIVTPLTIHSKEIQYFDYNAPKMSEHLWMYEGVTEYFANLFQINQGLINEDEFYSRIAEKIEHANTMNDTIPFTVMSANVLKEPYKDQYLNVYEKGALIGMCLDIQIRQSSEGKRGILDLMHQLSNEYGVSKPFNDADLFAKITSLTYPEVGAFLTKYVAGPTPIPYYEYLAKVGVTKVVKKTPEGIFIKGQVPYIGVSHESKEIFVVPNKELNVFYSNLDLRGGDIILAINDKAYSLDNIYEMITDSQKWKEDDAITIKIKRDGKEQVLKGTVKFPYIDSNGLEATDASKAALRQAWLKG, encoded by the coding sequence ATGAAAAAATTACTATTTACATTTGCTTTTTCTTCTTTATTTTGGTCAGGTAAGGCCAACGCCTCTACAACTCCTGGTAATCCTAAAAAAGAAAAAATTGAAGTTACCATCAATTTGAATGATGTAAAAGACGATCAAGTTCTTGTTAGCGTTAAGACTCCAAAAATTAACACAAACGAAATCACTTATAGCCTTCCAAAGACAGTCCCTGGAACTTATTCAACGGACGATTATGGAAAATATATCGCTGATTTTAAAGCTTATGACAGTAAAGGAAATTTATTGACTGTTTCTAAATCTGATGATAATACTTGGGTAATCAAAAATGCAAAATCACTGGCAAAGATCACCTATTTGGTAAATGATACCTATGACACTGAAAAAGGCAGAGGTTTCGGGAAAGATGATGTCTTTTCTCCTGCCGGGACAAACATTGATGCCAACAAAAACTTTATGTTAAACCTACATGGTTTTGTTGGTTATTTCCAAGACAAAAAAGAACTACCATACACAGTAACAATAACACATCCAGCATCTCTTTGGGGAGCAACCTCAATGATCGACAAAGATGCATCATCTACAAATGATATTTTTGAGATGCCTCTTTATTCTGAATTGTTGGAAAACCCGATAATGTATTCTAAACCTGATTATACTACTTTTACAGTAGATGGTATGAATATCCAGATTGCTGTTTACTCTCCAACAGGAAAATTTACTGCAGAAAGCATTACTCCTGAAATGAAAACAATGATGACAGCTCAAAAAACATTTTTAGGAAAAATCAATTCCACTAAAAAATACACTGTTATTCTTTACCTTTCTACAATGACTCCTACTGATGCAAAAGGTTTTGGAGCCTTAGAACATCCTACAGCGACAACTGTTGTCATGCCTGAAATGATGCCAAAAGATGAATTGGTAAAACAAATGAAAGACGTAGTATCTCACGAATTCTTTCATATCGTAACTCCATTAACTATTCACTCAAAAGAAATTCAATACTTTGATTATAACGCTCCAAAAATGTCTGAACATTTATGGATGTACGAAGGAGTAACTGAATATTTTGCCAATCTATTCCAAATCAACCAAGGTTTAATCAATGAAGACGAATTCTACTCTAGAATTGCCGAAAAAATTGAACATGCCAATACCATGAATGACACCATACCATTTACAGTTATGAGTGCCAATGTACTAAAAGAGCCTTATAAAGATCAATACTTAAATGTATATGAAAAAGGAGCACTAATCGGAATGTGCTTGGATATTCAAATCAGACAAAGCAGCGAAGGAAAAAGAGGAATTCTTGATTTAATGCATCAACTATCTAATGAATACGGAGTTTCTAAACCATTTAATGATGCCGATTTATTCGCAAAAATAACTTCATTAACTTATCCTGAAGTAGGTGCTTTCCTAACCAAATACGTAGCAGGACCAACACCAATTCCTTATTATGAATATTTAGCAAAAGTAGGTGTAACAAAAGTTGTCAAAAAAACACCAGAAGGAATATTCATAAAAGGTCAAGTCCCTTATATAGGTGTTAGCCACGAAAGCAAAGAAATTTTTGTAGTGCCAAATAAAGAATTGAATGTTTTCTATTCTAATTTAGACCTTAGAGGCGGAGATATAATTCTTGCTATAAATGACAAAGCGTATTCATTAGACAATATTTATGAAATGATTACTGATAGTCAAAAATGGAAAGAAGATGATGCTATTACTATCAAAATAAAAAGAGATGGTAAAGAACAAGTATTAAAAGGAACTGTAAAATTCCCTTACATCGATTCTAATGGGCTTGAAGCAACTGATGCATCAAAAGCCGCTTTAAGACAAGCTTGGTTGAAAGGATAA
- a CDS encoding pYEATS domain-containing protein gives MKNDNDQVGNQKEIEEAKVIAKDAETSITLTLYMGLFLGLVPVVGYPIFIPEIGGRIIFIGLLLALASFIASFFIGTLFGMPKRNKETGKENDQAFNNSLVDVSDWLTKIMVGLGLINLKEIPSYFINLGEYVSASTKYKSELLNIYTIGTVIYFGFLGLYIGYNYMRLVLSNKYKKANERLIYKALEEEKEKVIKIKEDNDQKNLKINQIENILKDKEQITKVLLKKINEPEILQINKESIIKKMIASKDVNDNKKTIEQYIDKMVADAKLKLQKGLTFNDNDPQNGQWGKLAIHNERQLTATVIEEAKGLYKIKLKVISTNPDNPLDTSDLVLFALHNTFGAPPFRLIKVENQSAELDLYSYESFTIGAFVDKGTTELELNLAELPNVSYYFKNH, from the coding sequence ATGAAAAACGACAATGATCAAGTTGGAAATCAAAAAGAAATAGAAGAGGCAAAAGTAATAGCTAAGGATGCTGAAACCTCCATCACTCTTACACTGTATATGGGATTGTTTTTAGGATTGGTCCCTGTAGTTGGGTACCCGATTTTTATTCCAGAAATAGGTGGTCGAATAATTTTTATAGGACTGTTGCTCGCTTTAGCTTCATTTATCGCTTCTTTCTTTATAGGTACATTATTTGGTATGCCAAAACGAAACAAAGAAACTGGTAAAGAAAATGATCAGGCTTTTAATAATAGTTTGGTAGATGTATCCGATTGGCTAACAAAAATAATGGTCGGGCTTGGATTAATCAATCTAAAAGAAATCCCAAGTTATTTTATAAATCTAGGAGAATATGTTAGTGCATCAACAAAATATAAAAGCGAATTATTAAATATTTATACCATAGGTACTGTCATTTATTTTGGATTTTTAGGACTGTATATTGGCTATAATTATATGCGGTTGGTATTATCAAATAAATACAAAAAAGCCAATGAGCGTTTGATATATAAAGCACTTGAAGAAGAAAAAGAAAAAGTCATTAAGATAAAAGAAGATAACGATCAAAAAAACTTAAAAATTAATCAAATAGAGAACATTCTAAAAGATAAAGAACAAATCACAAAAGTGTTGCTAAAAAAAATTAATGAGCCCGAAATACTTCAAATTAACAAGGAATCTATAATTAAAAAAATGATAGCTTCCAAAGATGTAAATGACAACAAGAAAACCATTGAACAATATATTGACAAAATGGTAGCTGATGCAAAATTAAAGCTCCAAAAAGGATTAACCTTTAATGACAACGATCCACAAAATGGACAATGGGGAAAACTCGCCATACATAATGAAAGACAATTAACAGCTACAGTTATTGAAGAAGCAAAGGGGTTGTATAAAATCAAACTAAAAGTAATCTCTACAAATCCAGACAACCCTTTAGACACATCCGATTTAGTTCTTTTTGCATTACACAATACATTTGGAGCACCTCCTTTCCGTCTTATAAAAGTAGAAAATCAATCTGCTGAACTTGATTTATATTCCTATGAATCGTTTACCATTGGTGCTTTTGTAGATAAAGGCACAACCGAATTAGAACTCAATTTAGCTGAGTTACCAAATGTTTCTTATTATTTTAAAAATCATTAG